One stretch of Comamonas testosteroni DNA includes these proteins:
- a CDS encoding efflux RND transporter periplasmic adaptor subunit, with protein sequence MKRSSRWALSLALIGLLAITGWRAVVNLQHKKQAMVNGSAPLELPIQLATQEVLTAQPLQLALSVPLNGVVQAVNSAVVKAYVAGELRGLTVREGDSVSKGQQLARVDATEAEARWRQAQQQADASRAQLAIAQRNQDNNAALVQKGFISTTALLTSQANLDSARANLAAAQAAADAARKAVTDAVITSPMSGRIAQRFVQNGERVGVEARIVEVVDPGKLEIMAQLAPADSVQVQVGQMAELQVPGAPQDMTAITAKVVRINPSAQTGSRTVAVYLAVQADEAAKNNSSQRTPQLRPGLFLQGSLLTGNASQLAVPLAAVRTDKPQPYVQVLQAGKPAVAAVAPQPAQEMAARTELRVIHKTVELGRQSAHEGATWVQILKGLNAGDRILAGSTGGLREGTLVEESNQAAVKAPGAKEAEAGRPGSP encoded by the coding sequence ATGAAGCGTTCCAGCCGCTGGGCCTTGAGTCTGGCTCTGATCGGCTTGCTGGCCATCACAGGCTGGCGCGCAGTCGTCAATCTGCAGCATAAAAAGCAGGCCATGGTCAACGGCTCGGCGCCGCTGGAACTGCCCATACAACTGGCTACCCAAGAGGTTCTGACGGCCCAGCCCCTTCAGCTTGCCTTGAGCGTTCCCCTCAACGGCGTGGTTCAAGCAGTGAACTCGGCCGTGGTCAAAGCTTATGTCGCGGGCGAACTGCGCGGCCTGACGGTACGCGAAGGCGATAGTGTCAGCAAGGGACAGCAGCTGGCGCGCGTCGATGCTACGGAAGCCGAGGCACGCTGGCGTCAGGCTCAGCAGCAGGCCGATGCCTCCAGAGCCCAGCTGGCGATTGCCCAGCGCAATCAGGACAACAATGCAGCCCTGGTGCAAAAAGGCTTTATCTCCACCACGGCACTGCTGACCTCCCAGGCCAATCTGGATTCGGCCCGCGCCAATCTGGCTGCCGCCCAGGCCGCAGCCGATGCGGCCCGCAAGGCCGTCACGGACGCCGTCATCACCAGCCCCATGAGCGGTCGGATCGCCCAGCGCTTTGTCCAGAACGGGGAGCGTGTCGGTGTGGAAGCGCGCATCGTCGAAGTCGTCGATCCAGGCAAGCTGGAAATCATGGCCCAGCTCGCTCCCGCAGATTCGGTGCAGGTTCAAGTCGGCCAGATGGCCGAGTTGCAAGTGCCCGGTGCCCCCCAGGACATGACCGCCATCACCGCCAAGGTGGTGCGCATCAACCCCAGCGCCCAGACCGGCTCGCGCACCGTGGCCGTCTATCTGGCAGTACAAGCGGACGAAGCCGCCAAGAACAATAGCAGCCAGCGCACTCCCCAGTTGCGCCCTGGTCTATTTTTGCAAGGAAGCCTACTGACCGGCAACGCCAGCCAACTGGCCGTGCCTCTGGCCGCCGTGCGCACCGACAAGCCCCAGCCCTATGTGCAGGTGCTGCAAGCCGGCAAGCCGGCCGTGGCCGCAGTCGCACCGCAGCCGGCCCAGGAGATGGCCGCCCGCACAGAGCTTCGAGTGATCCACAAGACCGTGGAACTGGGGCGCCAGTCTGCCCATGAAGGTGCAACCTGGGTTCAGATCCTCAAAGGCCTGAATGCGGGCGACCGGATACTGGCCGGCAGCACCGGCGGTCTGCGCGAAGGAACGCTGGTCGAGGAGTCGAACCAGGCTGCCGTTAAGGCCCCCGGTGCCAAGGAGGCGGAAGCAGGTCGCCCCGGGAGCCCATAA
- a CDS encoding site-specific integrase, whose protein sequence is MNISQIYKLPKGVQKLTRTTLEGIVVTSYRVQMNRKELKVNKLFSDLETATSFLNLQRKKLGLRPVPLVFDVNKSLESYEGQLILQRLIGNIEPNFSDYVTQYLKTYIEPKFPTICPVINQEQKKRLINKISSKRYSQLFKTAEDKKLYRQYYNIVKFYEIIGSQYILLGTDKGIGAFHKLNTEKKRLNDCTIEEITPNVLNSYIVNRTSLQKRRGTIERELTFISNIFTNLKYFNEKYLSHDNPVLRIDKKLLSFSQKPKKRFFRFEEEQLEKYLSVIDSYSNKDMSHIVKLMLHTGMRRSEVVLLKWSQIYDSYIELETTKTDPRTVFLTKKAKDILTQIPKTPRQDRLFKYTVSGFEGSYTKLLKSHNMEDITVHKLRKEAVSNFIEQIGGQNSLLIAEILGITNIRHLEKTIKEAEKEHPTLDTQQGILKSIGHKNPSITSKHYFSLKKQS, encoded by the coding sequence ATGAATATTTCACAAATCTACAAATTGCCGAAAGGTGTCCAAAAGCTCACTAGGACCACCCTAGAAGGCATCGTTGTCACCTCCTACAGGGTACAGATGAACCGAAAGGAACTGAAGGTCAACAAGCTTTTCTCAGACCTAGAGACAGCTACAAGCTTCCTCAACTTGCAAAGAAAAAAGCTAGGCTTACGACCCGTTCCTCTTGTTTTTGACGTTAATAAATCATTGGAGAGCTATGAGGGTCAGCTAATTTTGCAACGTCTGATAGGTAATATAGAGCCGAATTTTTCAGATTACGTAACACAATACCTCAAGACATATATAGAGCCCAAATTCCCTACTATTTGCCCTGTCATCAATCAAGAGCAAAAGAAACGCCTAATAAATAAGATTAGTTCAAAGCGATACTCTCAGCTATTTAAAACAGCAGAAGATAAGAAGCTTTATCGTCAGTATTACAACATCGTTAAATTTTATGAGATTATTGGAAGCCAATATATCTTATTAGGTACCGACAAAGGCATCGGCGCTTTTCATAAACTAAACACTGAGAAAAAACGATTAAACGACTGTACGATTGAAGAGATAACGCCTAACGTTTTGAACTCTTACATTGTGAATCGCACTTCATTGCAGAAACGGCGTGGAACTATTGAGAGAGAGTTAACATTCATCAGCAATATATTCACAAATCTTAAATATTTTAATGAAAAATATCTCTCGCATGATAATCCCGTATTGAGAATTGATAAAAAATTACTAAGCTTCTCACAGAAACCAAAGAAACGATTTTTCAGGTTTGAAGAAGAACAATTAGAGAAATATCTAAGCGTTATTGACTCATACAGTAATAAAGACATGAGCCATATCGTTAAACTCATGCTTCACACAGGAATGAGGCGAAGCGAAGTAGTTTTATTAAAATGGTCTCAAATATACGACAGCTATATCGAACTGGAGACAACAAAAACAGACCCAAGAACCGTATTCCTCACAAAAAAAGCCAAAGATATTCTGACCCAAATACCCAAAACACCTAGACAAGATAGATTATTCAAATACACTGTTTCGGGATTTGAGGGCTCATACACCAAGCTTTTAAAATCTCATAACATGGAAGACATTACAGTTCACAAACTGAGAAAAGAAGCGGTTTCAAACTTCATTGAACAGATTGGCGGACAAAACTCTTTGCTTATTGCAGAAATCCTTGGTATCACAAACATCAGGCATTTAGAAAAAACCATTAAAGAGGCAGAGAAAGAGCACCCTACTCTTGATACTCAACAAGGCATACTTAAATCAATTGGTCACAAGAACCCAAGCATAACTAGCAAGCACTATTTCTCACTCAAAAAACAATCATAA
- a CDS encoding relaxase/mobilization nuclease domain-containing protein translates to MIVSTFKTGKGKSKGVLNYLLNKRDRKPAAKIFAGDSKLLQVLIDSNQRAYKYTSGVLAFRDEENPTPEQLREIVGAFERTFAPNLDSSRFPLLWVLHRDKGNTELHFVAPMQDARTGKQVNICPPGQQFQQMFRDFQSLVNHRYNWPQVTSKRPHKSPLLLKYRKGEKLKEYFEMVVAKLSQMGVIKTRDDLIKWSEAKGFKVTRQGNDYLSVQHGEDKAVRLKGPAFASSVDYAQQPAPVAIQLSEMEHKAIERRLSRAIKNRRASLAFYLDKIPRPKPPEAPPSTGSSNPPTRGHLAKLDGLMAEMTRQQQALPVNPKNRPW, encoded by the coding sequence ATGATTGTGAGCACCTTCAAGACAGGAAAGGGCAAGTCAAAAGGCGTTCTCAACTACCTGCTGAACAAGCGAGACAGAAAGCCAGCGGCCAAAATTTTTGCGGGTGATTCTAAGCTCCTGCAAGTGCTGATTGATAGCAACCAGCGGGCATACAAGTACACGTCAGGCGTATTGGCCTTCAGGGACGAAGAGAACCCAACACCCGAGCAGCTACGCGAAATCGTGGGAGCCTTTGAACGGACTTTTGCCCCGAACCTTGATAGCTCAAGGTTCCCGCTTCTCTGGGTTCTGCACAGAGACAAAGGCAACACCGAGCTGCACTTCGTGGCCCCTATGCAAGACGCTCGCACGGGCAAGCAGGTCAACATCTGCCCACCTGGCCAGCAGTTTCAACAGATGTTTAGAGACTTTCAAAGCTTGGTCAATCATCGCTACAACTGGCCTCAAGTCACCAGCAAGAGACCCCACAAAAGCCCGCTACTGCTGAAGTACCGGAAGGGCGAAAAACTCAAGGAATACTTTGAAATGGTGGTCGCCAAGTTGAGCCAGATGGGGGTCATCAAGACCCGCGACGACCTCATCAAATGGAGTGAAGCAAAGGGCTTCAAAGTCACCCGCCAAGGCAATGACTACCTAAGCGTGCAACACGGCGAAGACAAGGCCGTAAGGCTCAAAGGCCCCGCCTTTGCGTCTTCTGTTGACTATGCCCAGCAACCGGCCCCAGTCGCTATCCAGCTTTCCGAGATGGAACACAAGGCCATTGAGAGAAGGCTCTCAAGAGCTATCAAGAACAGGCGGGCAAGCCTTGCTTTCTACCTCGACAAGATACCTAGGCCAAAGCCACCAGAAGCCCCGCCAAGCACTGGTAGCTCAAACCCTCCTACTCGTGGCCATCTGGCGAAGCTTGACGGGCTTATGGCCGAGATGACGCGACAGCAACAGGCTTTGCCAGTCAATCCGAAAAATAGACCGTGGTGA
- a CDS encoding TonB-dependent receptor domain-containing protein has translation MSQRFSNSSAHSLRRSPKSALARAIEALQPAGRGLALGTGLGLLACSPLAFAQSDAAKQESSLAEVTVSATGMAAGDMATPVQVLGEEELRLRRAATLGETLAAEPGINASHFGAGASRPVIRGMDGARVSVLSDGSELLDASTVSPDHAVTTEPLLARQIEVLRGPSALLYSPGAMGGVVNVLDGKIPTQAPEKGLEGSAEVQAGTAAGMSAGAFSLTTATPLKNDNGQLVLHAEGVARNAGDYRVGSGWGQSKVPGSFSRGNTGSVGLSWVGNQGYLGLAYTRQQAKYGLPGHQHSFEGCHAHGDHLHCGSHDGHDHDHDHEESGSVPVVDLTSERWDLRGEWRKPTAGIAALRLRGGLTNYRHDEIEDGSVATQFRNKAHDLRLEMEHEPIAGWRGTLGLQTLKRRFSATGEEAYVQPTDTQRHSLYLLEEYRWQDWSFQGALRHDRQRVEAELSNERRSHSATSASLGTVWKFQPGYSASASFTSGSRMPTAEELFANGLHMATATYEIGNPNLSRERSQALDLGLAKTAGDTTWKLNAYHYRIKGYIYGATLDAHEGLQLLQYTQGNARFTGWEAQLSQRLSRELSLSVFGDGVRARLEDGSALPRIPALRAGLRVNARLAGWDTMAEWTQVLRQNRTAQYETQTPGYGMLNLGASYLWKTGGNQWQFYVKGQNLTNRLAYAATSFIKSAAPLTGRNLVVGLRMDF, from the coding sequence ATGTCTCAACGTTTTTCGAATTCTTCCGCCCATTCCTTGCGCCGCTCTCCCAAGTCGGCTCTGGCCCGCGCCATCGAGGCGCTGCAGCCGGCAGGGCGCGGACTGGCCCTGGGCACAGGCCTGGGCCTGTTGGCCTGTTCACCCCTGGCCTTTGCGCAGTCCGATGCGGCCAAGCAGGAGTCCAGCCTGGCTGAGGTGACGGTGTCGGCGACCGGCATGGCCGCCGGCGATATGGCTACGCCCGTTCAGGTGCTCGGCGAAGAGGAGCTGCGCCTGCGCCGCGCTGCAACCCTGGGCGAGACCCTTGCGGCCGAGCCCGGCATCAATGCCAGCCATTTCGGTGCGGGAGCCAGCCGCCCGGTGATTCGCGGTATGGATGGTGCGCGGGTCTCCGTGCTCAGCGATGGCTCGGAGTTGCTCGACGCATCGACCGTCAGCCCCGACCATGCGGTGACCACCGAGCCTTTGCTGGCCCGGCAGATCGAAGTGCTGCGCGGCCCTTCGGCCTTGCTTTACAGCCCTGGCGCCATGGGAGGCGTGGTGAATGTGCTGGATGGCAAGATTCCGACCCAGGCGCCCGAGAAAGGCCTGGAAGGTTCGGCCGAGGTGCAGGCTGGCACAGCTGCAGGCATGTCGGCAGGTGCGTTCTCCCTGACCACTGCCACACCGCTGAAGAACGATAACGGCCAGCTGGTGCTGCATGCCGAAGGCGTGGCGCGCAACGCGGGAGACTATCGCGTGGGCAGTGGCTGGGGCCAGAGCAAGGTTCCTGGCAGTTTCAGCCGCGGCAACACGGGCAGCGTGGGTCTGTCCTGGGTAGGCAATCAGGGCTATCTGGGCCTGGCCTACACGCGGCAACAGGCCAAGTACGGCTTGCCCGGCCATCAGCACAGCTTCGAAGGCTGCCACGCACATGGCGATCATCTGCATTGCGGCTCGCATGACGGGCACGACCACGACCATGATCATGAGGAAAGCGGCAGCGTGCCGGTTGTCGATCTGACCAGCGAGCGCTGGGATCTGCGTGGCGAATGGCGCAAGCCCACCGCCGGTATTGCGGCGCTGCGTCTGCGAGGAGGCCTGACCAATTACCGTCACGACGAGATCGAGGACGGCAGCGTGGCCACCCAGTTCAGAAACAAGGCCCATGACCTGCGCCTGGAGATGGAGCATGAGCCCATCGCCGGCTGGCGTGGCACGCTGGGTCTGCAGACCCTCAAGCGCCGCTTCAGCGCCACCGGCGAAGAGGCCTATGTGCAGCCCACGGACACCCAGCGCCACAGCCTCTATCTGCTGGAGGAATACCGCTGGCAGGATTGGAGCTTTCAAGGGGCCTTGCGTCACGACCGCCAGCGTGTGGAGGCCGAGTTGAGCAACGAACGTCGCAGCCACAGCGCTACTTCGGCGTCGCTGGGCACGGTCTGGAAGTTCCAGCCCGGCTACAGTGCATCGGCTTCGTTCACCAGCGGCAGCCGCATGCCCACGGCGGAAGAGCTGTTTGCCAACGGCCTGCACATGGCCACGGCAACCTACGAGATCGGCAATCCCAATCTGTCGCGCGAGCGCTCGCAGGCACTGGACCTGGGCCTGGCCAAGACGGCTGGTGATACGACCTGGAAGCTCAATGCCTATCACTACCGTATCAAGGGCTATATCTACGGCGCCACGCTGGATGCCCACGAAGGGCTGCAACTGCTGCAATACACCCAGGGCAATGCGCGCTTTACGGGCTGGGAGGCTCAGCTGAGCCAGCGCCTGAGTCGTGAGTTGAGCCTGAGTGTGTTTGGTGACGGCGTGCGTGCGCGTCTGGAAGACGGCTCTGCGCTGCCACGCATTCCGGCCTTGCGTGCGGGCTTGCGTGTGAATGCACGTCTGGCCGGCTGGGACACCATGGCTGAATGGACCCAGGTGCTGCGCCAGAACCGCACGGCCCAGTACGAAACCCAGACGCCGGGCTACGGCATGCTGAACCTGGGCGCCAGCTACCTCTGGAAGACTGGTGGCAACCAGTGGCAGTTCTATGTCAAGGGCCAGAACCTCACCAACCGTCTGGCCTACGCTGCAACCTCGTTTATCAAGAGTGCTGCCCCGTTGACGGGTCGCAATCTGGTGGTCGGTCTGAGAATGGACTTCTGA
- the msrA gene encoding peptide-methionine (S)-S-oxide reductase MsrA: protein MNEINGLSKETIYLGGGCFWCTEAVFDRVRGIVDVESGYANGHLDHPGYDDICTGQTGHAEVVKLDFDPAVISLRDVLLIFFGTHDPTTLNRQGNDVGTQYRSAIFTTDARQTAQAQALLQEMQNEKAFDAPIVTQIEPLTNYWPAEDYHQDYFLQHPGQGYCAFVVGPKVQKFQKAFSRWLKD, encoded by the coding sequence ATGAATGAAATCAATGGCTTAAGTAAAGAAACTATATATCTAGGAGGAGGTTGCTTCTGGTGCACTGAAGCCGTATTCGACCGTGTGCGCGGCATTGTCGATGTGGAGAGCGGCTATGCCAATGGCCACCTGGATCATCCTGGCTACGACGATATCTGTACCGGGCAGACCGGCCATGCCGAGGTGGTGAAGCTCGACTTCGATCCTGCGGTCATCAGCCTGCGCGATGTGCTGCTGATCTTCTTCGGCACGCATGATCCGACCACGCTGAACCGCCAGGGCAACGACGTGGGCACGCAGTACCGCAGCGCGATCTTCACCACCGATGCGCGGCAAACGGCCCAGGCACAGGCCTTGCTGCAGGAAATGCAGAACGAAAAAGCGTTCGATGCTCCCATCGTCACCCAGATCGAGCCCCTGACCAACTACTGGCCCGCCGAAGACTATCACCAGGACTATTTCCTGCAGCACCCCGGCCAGGGGTACTGCGCTTTCGTGGTGGGCCCCAAGGTGCAGAAGTTCCAGAAAGCGTTTTCACGCTGGCTCAAGGATTAA
- the mobC gene encoding plasmid mobilization relaxosome protein MobC, translating to MARKIRTKSLEIRLAEDELQALQDMKGEGGTLARFVREKLLQDCTSLEKQRAVATYAETVYQLKKIGVNVNQIAFQLNSHQATGTEVLTGLRMVLIDLRLLADSRMDEVL from the coding sequence ATGGCAAGAAAAATAAGAACCAAAAGCCTTGAAATACGGCTTGCAGAAGATGAGCTTCAAGCGCTACAGGACATGAAGGGCGAAGGCGGAACCCTTGCCCGCTTTGTGCGTGAGAAGTTGCTACAGGACTGCACCAGCCTGGAAAAGCAACGGGCCGTTGCGACCTATGCCGAGACCGTCTACCAGCTCAAAAAAATTGGCGTGAACGTCAATCAAATTGCATTCCAACTCAACAGCCATCAAGCAACAGGTACGGAGGTTCTGACGGGCTTGAGAATGGTTCTGATAGACCTTCGGCTTCTGGCTGATTCTCGTATGGATGAGGTGCTCTGA
- a CDS encoding ATP-dependent nuclease codes for MTRVRRLEIRNFRSIQALDWTPSNGVNCLIGPGDSGKSTILDALDLSLGARRSAPFGDTDFFSLDVMRTIVIAVTLGALPDALKNIDIYGEFLRGFDPSTGLLEDEPRAGLETVLTLKLEVKSDLEPSWTLHSDRAAQQQLERSLVWKDRSLLTPARIGTYANTNLSWARGSVLNRLTEERANLGSELASAARAARATFGAQAGPQLAQTLQVVTQTATNLGVAIGASAQALLDAHSVSIGDGAIALHSETGIPLRSLGTGSGRLLVAGLQRAAAAAATVALVDEVEYGLEPHRLMRLLDSLGAKDATQPLQVFMTTHSPVTLRELAGDQLFVVRQRSGIHTTTCAGTDDYIQGTLRKAAEAFLSKSIIVCEGASEVGFARGMDQWWVHCGATSFLAQGGSYVDAGGGSPDQCFIRGEAFLRLGYRVLVFVDADKPVSTVGLINRFAAAGGQYITWRPGLALEDELFRHSSNDAVHALLNKADEIVGRELMAEHVKSKSHGQVTLDAIEAERLNGGYTSESRALLGLAARNNKNGWFKSVSGFQEIARDIVGPHIANAEPGFIQIVNQQLWGWTSATT; via the coding sequence ATGACGCGCGTCCGTAGACTTGAAATTCGCAATTTCCGCTCAATACAGGCGCTCGATTGGACGCCGTCCAACGGTGTGAACTGCCTTATTGGCCCGGGTGACAGCGGCAAGTCGACCATTCTCGATGCCCTTGACTTGTCCCTTGGAGCGCGGAGGAGCGCACCATTTGGCGACACGGACTTCTTCAGCCTGGACGTCATGCGGACCATCGTGATTGCGGTGACGCTTGGCGCACTACCCGACGCTCTGAAGAACATTGACATCTACGGAGAGTTTCTTCGCGGATTTGACCCCAGTACAGGGTTGCTTGAAGACGAGCCACGCGCGGGGCTAGAAACGGTTCTGACACTGAAGCTTGAGGTCAAGAGCGACCTCGAGCCGAGTTGGACGCTCCATTCCGACCGAGCCGCCCAACAGCAACTGGAACGGTCTCTGGTATGGAAAGACCGCAGCCTCTTGACACCAGCACGAATCGGAACCTACGCAAATACGAACCTTTCCTGGGCTAGAGGCTCGGTGTTGAACCGGCTCACAGAAGAGCGCGCGAACCTTGGCTCAGAACTCGCCAGCGCAGCACGTGCGGCCCGGGCCACTTTCGGCGCGCAAGCTGGCCCTCAACTCGCCCAGACTCTGCAAGTGGTCACCCAGACAGCTACCAACCTAGGCGTAGCCATCGGTGCGAGTGCTCAAGCGCTACTTGATGCACATTCGGTATCGATTGGTGATGGTGCAATCGCACTCCATAGCGAGACTGGCATTCCACTGCGGTCATTGGGCACCGGTTCGGGGCGGCTCCTTGTTGCAGGGCTGCAAAGGGCTGCGGCGGCAGCCGCCACCGTTGCCCTAGTAGATGAAGTGGAGTACGGACTTGAGCCCCACCGACTCATGCGACTGCTCGACTCACTCGGTGCGAAGGACGCGACTCAACCGCTGCAGGTCTTTATGACAACCCATTCACCGGTGACTCTCAGGGAGCTCGCTGGGGACCAGCTTTTCGTTGTACGCCAGCGTTCGGGCATCCACACGACGACATGCGCCGGAACGGACGACTACATCCAGGGCACACTGCGCAAGGCGGCCGAGGCCTTCCTGTCCAAGTCAATCATCGTCTGCGAAGGCGCCAGTGAGGTCGGATTCGCTCGCGGGATGGACCAATGGTGGGTTCACTGTGGCGCGACGTCATTCTTGGCCCAGGGAGGCTCATACGTGGACGCAGGCGGAGGGAGCCCCGACCAATGTTTCATACGGGGGGAGGCGTTTCTCAGGTTAGGTTATCGCGTCCTCGTCTTCGTTGACGCCGACAAGCCTGTTTCAACCGTTGGACTCATCAACAGATTCGCTGCAGCTGGCGGCCAGTACATCACGTGGCGGCCCGGTTTAGCACTTGAGGACGAACTGTTCCGCCATTCGAGCAATGACGCCGTGCATGCGCTCCTGAATAAGGCGGACGAAATAGTCGGCCGCGAGCTAATGGCTGAGCACGTCAAATCGAAGTCGCACGGTCAAGTAACTTTGGATGCCATAGAGGCCGAACGTCTGAATGGCGGTTACACATCTGAGAGCCGCGCATTGCTGGGACTTGCCGCTCGCAACAATAAGAACGGTTGGTTCAAGTCTGTGAGCGGTTTCCAGGAAATCGCCAGGGACATCGTCGGCCCTCATATAGCGAATGCAGAACCGGGCTTCATCCAAATAGTGAACCAGCAGCTTTGGGGGTGGACAAGTGCCACCACCTGA
- a CDS encoding helix-turn-helix domain-containing protein, whose amino-acid sequence MARKPLPSEERPLVLVKFGLAVRQYRKELGMTQEEFADACGIDRSYMGGVERGERNLALVNTARIIKTLNMKPSEFFKALDEVDLTSNQN is encoded by the coding sequence ATGGCTCGTAAACCCTTACCCTCAGAAGAACGCCCGCTCGTATTAGTCAAATTTGGCTTGGCTGTACGTCAGTACAGAAAGGAGCTTGGGATGACGCAAGAAGAGTTTGCCGACGCATGTGGCATTGACCGTAGCTACATGGGTGGAGTTGAACGTGGTGAGCGGAACCTTGCCTTAGTCAACACGGCCCGAATCATTAAGACTTTGAACATGAAGCCGTCAGAGTTCTTCAAAGCTCTTGATGAAGTGGACCTCACGTCCAATCAAAATTAG
- a CDS encoding UvrD-helicase domain-containing protein, with amino-acid sequence MPPPEIDIFQARLGSVTAPAGCGKTQLIADSLSQHTDNKPVLVLTHTNAGVNALRARLQRGGVPNSAYKLSTIDGFAMRLAAKFPFRAGLDARVLELANPNTDYPAIRSAVQGLLQAGHISDAIASTYSRLLVDEYQDCTITQHAIACSIAQTLPTCILGDPMQAIFGFRDPLVHWERQAQVMFPPIGALQTPWRWRLAGRDALGAWLLQARASLEAGQPVDLRVVPDGVQWVQLTQGMEMQQRLIAARTEASNRDGRVLVIGDSMNVNGRHQLTMQTPGATSVEAVDLKDLVNFAHRFDLASPNALRQLAEFATSLMTAVGTANLLTRVDTIRGGRARTPPTPAEAAAVAFVTTPSHMTSIDLLQSLANQHGARVYRPEVLHCCISALRAAGGEGGFIGAAMQTRERNRHLGRPLGRRAVGSTLLLKGLEADVAVILEPERMTAQHLYVALTRGASQVVVCSSTPLLTPFAHR; translated from the coding sequence GTGCCACCACCTGAAATCGACATCTTTCAGGCGCGCCTAGGCTCAGTTACCGCCCCAGCTGGATGTGGCAAGACCCAGCTCATCGCGGACTCCCTGAGTCAGCACACCGACAATAAGCCAGTCTTGGTGCTGACGCACACCAACGCTGGAGTCAACGCTTTACGCGCGAGGCTCCAGCGAGGAGGCGTCCCAAACTCAGCCTACAAGTTGTCGACCATCGACGGCTTCGCGATGCGGTTAGCGGCCAAGTTTCCATTCCGTGCAGGCCTCGACGCGCGCGTTCTCGAACTGGCCAACCCGAACACCGACTACCCGGCTATCCGAAGTGCCGTGCAAGGACTTCTACAGGCCGGTCACATCAGTGACGCCATTGCCTCTACATACTCGCGCTTGCTTGTCGACGAGTATCAGGACTGCACAATCACGCAGCACGCCATTGCCTGTTCCATCGCGCAGACATTGCCCACGTGCATCCTTGGCGACCCAATGCAAGCAATATTCGGCTTCCGGGACCCATTGGTCCACTGGGAGCGCCAAGCTCAGGTGATGTTTCCGCCCATCGGTGCGCTGCAGACTCCTTGGCGATGGCGCCTCGCAGGCAGGGACGCATTGGGTGCCTGGCTACTTCAAGCCCGAGCATCACTAGAAGCTGGTCAACCTGTGGACCTGCGTGTAGTACCAGATGGTGTTCAGTGGGTGCAACTGACCCAAGGCATGGAAATGCAGCAGCGACTCATAGCCGCCCGGACGGAAGCGTCAAACAGAGACGGCCGCGTTCTGGTGATTGGCGACTCCATGAATGTCAATGGACGTCATCAACTCACTATGCAAACGCCGGGAGCTACTTCCGTCGAGGCAGTCGACCTGAAAGACCTAGTGAATTTTGCCCACCGGTTCGATTTGGCGAGTCCCAACGCACTACGACAACTTGCCGAGTTCGCGACTTCACTGATGACCGCGGTTGGGACTGCAAACTTGCTCACGCGAGTTGACACAATACGAGGCGGCCGAGCCCGAACGCCCCCGACGCCTGCAGAAGCCGCCGCAGTGGCGTTCGTAACAACTCCCAGCCACATGACCTCGATTGACCTGCTCCAGTCTCTCGCGAACCAACACGGTGCGCGTGTCTACCGGCCCGAAGTGCTGCACTGCTGCATATCAGCGCTTAGAGCAGCCGGCGGTGAAGGCGGGTTCATTGGCGCGGCGATGCAGACCCGCGAGCGAAACCGCCATCTGGGGCGTCCGTTAGGCCGGCGCGCTGTTGGAAGCACGCTTCTTCTGAAAGGTCTGGAGGCTGACGTCGCGGTCATTCTTGAGCCCGAGCGCATGACTGCTCAACACCTATACGTAGCTCTCACGCGAGGTGCAAGCCAAGTCGTGGTTTGCTCGTCAACGCCTTTGCTAACACCCTTCGCGCACCGCTAG